The DNA window TCAATGAATATTTCCAGGTTATGGATTCGGTAAAAGTACCGAATGTCCTGAACCTGCTCAATGCCAAATACTGGGTCGTTGGCGGACCGGAGCAGCCTCAGGCACTTCCGAATCCTAAAGCGAACGGAAATGCGTGGCTGTTAAGTGATATCAAATTCGCCAATACACCCAATGAGGAAATTAAATCCATCGGAATCATCGACAGTAAGAAAACGGCGGTTGTTGCTGCCTCAGACCGGAAATACTTTGACGGCAAACCTGTTCAGGCAGATCCGGCGGCGTTCATCAATCTGACGAAATACCAGCCGAATGAACTGGAGTTCAAATCCCAGTCTAAAACGCCGCAATTAGCTGTATTTTCTGAAATTTACTATCCTCACGGATGGAAAATGTTTGTGGATGAGAAAGAAGTTCCTTACATCAAGGCAGATTACCTGCTTCGTGCCGTGCATGTACCGGCCGGAGCCCATAATATCCGTATGGTGTTTGAACCTGAGGTCATTGAAAAGGGGAAATGGATATCCCTGCTGTGCTTCGGGTTGTTCATCCTGCTGAGCGGTGCAGGAATTTTCTGGATGAATAAAAATAAACCCCGGAAAATTACCGTTGAGGAAAAAATATAAATACAACTGCGGGGCTTCATGAAAATGACAGCCCCGCATCATGAAAATCATAACTGTGTTTTATCATTATGCAGCAGAAAAAAGTTCTTATCATCACCTATTACTGGCCTCCTGCAGGTGGACCGGGTGTACAGAGATGGCTGAAATTCGCAAAATACCTTCCGGAATTCGGATGGAAACCGGTCATCTACACGCCTGAAAACCCAAGTTATCCATTGGTAGACGAAAGCCTGATGAGCGACGTGCCTCATGATATTGAAATCATCAGAACGAAAATCTGGGAACCGTACCAGCTGGCAGAAAAGCTGAATAAGAACAATAAAAAATTCAAGGCCGGCCAGTTTGATGTCGGTAAAAACCAAAACTGGAAATCCAGGCTTTCCATCTGGGTACGGGGTAATTTCTTTATTCCCGATGCAAGGGTATTCTGGGTTAACCCATCTGTGAAATTCCTGGAACGTTATCTCCAGGAACATATGATTGATGTCCTCGTTACTTCAGGGCCGCCCCACTCGCTTCACCTGATCGGTTTAAACCTTAAGAAAAAGTTCAGTACCCTGAAGTGGATTGCGGATTTCCGGGATCCGTGGACGGAAATTTCATATTATAAACACCTTAAACTCACTTCCCGTTCGGATATGAAACACCGCCGGCTTGAACAGGAAGTTTTCGCAAAGGCTGACCTGACCCTGGCGACCAGCTACAGCGATGCGGACAATTTCCGTAACAACGGAGCCCATGCTTTATGCATTACCAACGGATTTGATGAAACCGATGCCGGAAGAAGCGGAAAAAGTGCAGATAAAAAAGCTGCCGGAGATAAGTTCACATTAAGCTACATCGGTGTCCTGGAGCAACTCCGGAATCCTGAGATCCTATGGAATGTACTGATTGAACTCGTGGAGGAACAACCGGATTTTGCCCGAGAATTCCAGCTGAAATTCGCAGGCAGGGTAGATAACAGGATCCTCGATTTCCTGATGGCCTCAAATCTTAAAAGCCACATAACCGATCTTGGTTACGTTTCCCACGACAGAGCCGTTGAAGAAATGAGTCACTCAGACCTGCTTTTGATCACCAATTTTCCGGATCCTGCATCCAGAGGCATTATTCCCGGAAAGATTTTCGAGTACCTCGCTACCGGTAAGCAGATCATCTCTTTCGGCCCGGAAGAAGCTGATGTAGCTAAAATCCTGGATGAGAGCCAATCGGGAAAACACTTCAGTTACAACGATGCTGAAGCCGTGAAAATTTTCATTCTTGAACAGTTCAGTAACTGGAAAAGCGGGGTTATCCCTGAAAACAACCGCAATATCAGTCAGTTTTCAAGAAAAAACTTAACCGGCACATTAGCAGAAGTCCTGGATCAGATGGTCCACTGATCATTGATGATGGCGGTCAGGTAATAGGTTCCCTGGTACGGTTCAAAAACCATACGGAGCGTCTTCCAGTCCATTTCATGGTCCGCATCCGGGGCTTTGATGTAATTTTCTGTAAAATCCGCTTCTTTATATACTTCTCTGAGATTATTTAAGGAATTCCCTGCCCCACTGAATTCATTAAAGGTTAATTTTCCGGTGGTAAAATCTCTGGAATATACCCATTTAGAAAGATAATCCCTGAGACTTGCTTTGTATAAATCTCCGGATCCATCCATGGCACCCCAGGTAAACAGGGCCTTGGAAGGCAGGTACTTTTCAAATTCCGCCCTGGTAAAATGCTTGTCTTCCCCGGGACTAACAAATGCATACATGGAGAATGTGATGCCTTTTTCAGGATGGATGTAGGCTGAAAGCTTATTGTATTGCTTATTTTTAAGGATCTGCAGGATTTCATTGTTCAGCCGGGTAATGGCTTCTTCCCTGTTCATTTCGGGTTTGTTCTCTCCTGAAACTTTCTGCTCTGTCTGAGTACTGTCCTGTTGGTTTGCCACAGGCTTTTTCGGTGCTTTTTTACAGCCCAGGATACTTCCTGCGATGATCAGTGACATGAGTATCTTTTTCATTTGTCTTTTTGTTTGCTATAAAGCACCAAATCCGGTGCCATTTATGAAGCACATGAACGGCTAAGGTATCGTCTCGCTTTACGGTTTATACGGTTTTTGTTCTTCTGCAGAAATGGTATGTAATTTATAAATACATTGTACCTTTGTTATATGGAAATGCTGGATATTCTCATCATCGGAGGCGGCCCGATCGGCCTGAACTGTGCACTGGAAGCACGGAAACATCATCTGAACTATCTCATCATAGAGAAAGGCACCATTGTCAATTCCCTGTATCATTATCCTTTATACATGAAGTTTTTCTCCACCGCCGAAAAGCTTGAAATCGGTGAGATCCCGTTCATCTCTGCGGCTACCAAGCCGGGAAGGCAGGAAGCGCTGGAATATTACCAGGGCATCACCCGGCAGAAAAACCTCAATATCCGTCTGTACGAAAAGGTATTGAATGTGATCCGTCATGAAGGATACTTTGAAATCAGGACAACAAAGGCTTCCTATCAGGCTAAAAATGTAGTCATTGCTACCGGATTTTATGACATTCCGAACCTGATGGGTATTCCCGGAGAAGAACTGCCGAAAGTAAAGCATTATTACACCGAGCCCTATCCTTATGCCCAGCAGAAAATAGTGGTTGTGGGTTCAAGCAATTCAGCAGTGGATGCTGCTCTGGAAACATACCGGAAAGGTGCTGAAGTCACCATGATCATCCGGCATGCAGAAATTTCCCCTACCGTAAAATACTGGGTGAAACCGGACATTGAAAACAGGATCGCAGAAGGAAGCATCAAGGCACATTATCATTCGGTACTTACAGAAATTAAGGAACATTCCGTTGTGTTCCGAGATGAAAGCGGGACACTCCGGGAAATCGATAATGATTTTGTGCTGGCTATGACCGGTTACCTTCCCGATTTTGATTTCCTTAAAAACTCCGGGATAGAATTGCAGGGTGACTGCTTAAACCCGTTCTACCATCCGGAAACGATGGAAACCAATGTGAAAAACCTTTACCTGGCCGGTGTTGTGTGCGGAGGAAAAGATACCCATCTTTGGTTCATTGAAAACTCCAGAATACACGCTGAGATGATTGTAAATCATATTCTTTCAACATCAAAATGATCCTTATATTAATGAACCTAAAATGTAAGTCTGACATTTTCCCTTTACCTAAAACTCAACTTTAACCCCGAAAACAAAATTCCTCTTTGCTGCCGGATTGTAAAACCGGTTCCCGAACGCATTGATATCGAATCCTGAAACATACTCCTCATTGTACAGGTTCTGCACCTGTAATTGCAGGCTCACCCGTGTATGCTCAAAGTATATGGGATACCTGAACTGGATATTGCCTATGAAACCGGATTCCGACCACACCGAATTGGCATCATTCAAAGGAATTGCTGAAGTATAAAAATGGGAATAGTCAATGGACAGTTTTTTGAAAAAGGTGAAATTCAGTAAAGAGCTGAGTGTGGTTTTGGGAACGCCTGTCAGGTCATTTCCGGAAAAGTCGTTTTGGTTCTGGCGATAGTCTTTAAAACTGAAATCATAGAAGCTTCCTGAAAACCGGAACCGGAAATGGCTCAGGAAACGATTCCTGAAATTGAAATTCCTGGATTCCAGGAGCAGTTCCAGGCCTTTCTGAACGGTTCCGCCTGCATTCACAAAATATTCCTGCCCTGCTTCATTTTGCCTCCGTACAATAGCATCCTTCAGCCTGAAATCAAAATAGCTACCTTCAACAAAAACAGCATTCCCGAACTCTTTCCGGATGCCGATTTCCTTATTCCAGCCATATTCGGGATGAAGCCCGAGGTTAAATTCCTGATTGGAAGACCGGATTTCCTCATTGGTGGGTGCCGAATTCCCTTTCCCGATTTTAGCCCTCACCGAAAGCCTTTTGGTAATAAGGTACGTCAGTCCGAAATTCG is part of the Chryseobacterium camelliae genome and encodes:
- a CDS encoding glycosyl transferase family 1, which produces MQQKKVLIITYYWPPAGGPGVQRWLKFAKYLPEFGWKPVIYTPENPSYPLVDESLMSDVPHDIEIIRTKIWEPYQLAEKLNKNNKKFKAGQFDVGKNQNWKSRLSIWVRGNFFIPDARVFWVNPSVKFLERYLQEHMIDVLVTSGPPHSLHLIGLNLKKKFSTLKWIADFRDPWTEISYYKHLKLTSRSDMKHRRLEQEVFAKADLTLATSYSDADNFRNNGAHALCITNGFDETDAGRSGKSADKKAAGDKFTLSYIGVLEQLRNPEILWNVLIELVEEQPDFAREFQLKFAGRVDNRILDFLMASNLKSHITDLGYVSHDRAVEEMSHSDLLLITNFPDPASRGIIPGKIFEYLATGKQIISFGPEEADVAKILDESQSGKHFSYNDAEAVKIFILEQFSNWKSGVIPENNRNISQFSRKNLTGTLAEVLDQMVH
- a CDS encoding YpdA family putative bacillithiol disulfide reductase produces the protein MEMLDILIIGGGPIGLNCALEARKHHLNYLIIEKGTIVNSLYHYPLYMKFFSTAEKLEIGEIPFISAATKPGRQEALEYYQGITRQKNLNIRLYEKVLNVIRHEGYFEIRTTKASYQAKNVVIATGFYDIPNLMGIPGEELPKVKHYYTEPYPYAQQKIVVVGSSNSAVDAALETYRKGAEVTMIIRHAEISPTVKYWVKPDIENRIAEGSIKAHYHSVLTEIKEHSVVFRDESGTLREIDNDFVLAMTGYLPDFDFLKNSGIELQGDCLNPFYHPETMETNVKNLYLAGVVCGGKDTHLWFIENSRIHAEMIVNHILSTSK